A genomic stretch from Actinomadura rubteroloni includes:
- a CDS encoding sigma-70 family RNA polymerase sigma factor gives MAENAPSPAPAEPSDAALIARVRTGDLAAYGPLYERHLAAARGLARHLIDGDAAEDAVQDAFARILDAIGRGGGPASDFRPYLLTSVRRAVYDRYRDERRVEATDELERLDAGLPFEDPALHGLERSMIVRAYRSLPERWRAVLWHTEIEGAKPAEVAPLLGLTANGVAALAYRAREGLRQAYLQMHLADPAAPVAGNPPPADEACRPVLEKLGAYVRDGLAKRDTRTVKAHLRGCARCSAIYAELVQVNTALRDGLGPIILGAAGLAYLAKGGWGGTWVVTRFRRLPKRQQQAVGGGVAAAVAAAAAALALMLASGATPLSPSGRPQTDQPHQVAAPPAAPPAAPKPAKPAKPPAPAPKPVKPAPAEPVANTSPAASPSRPPAHVTARIGTVGALVRDRPGIVAMTVGNDGRGATDDLAAAVDLPPGVAYDGARSGRLGLAFTPVRAPGGGWACRPQGTARVVCTHAPVPAGATTSAYLRVRVARDAPLGPPARLTLSGGGTAVSARADQGVSADGMPARFATEGRVRTVETGNALLGCDATRSDCRQAMDRRGPSRDDDLYSMRPIDRDDDPTTRTSSAARLDAPSDVLWAGLYWSGSTSPGSATMRLRAPGTSAYTTVRAAETGTAELPNGPAYQAFADVTALVRAHGGGVWWGADAPAESGFGRYAGWALVVVVRDAQAPFQQAMVLDRTTALGPQSAAKLDVRPNGLLAAARPATIGLVAWEGDADLPGDALSLAGRPLTPLTGDRSPNNVLDGSTPGALGTKLTFGLDVDRFSASLNDRPVLTLSTGRDAVLVGVVTVTAPTRT, from the coding sequence GTGGCCGAGAACGCGCCGAGCCCGGCCCCCGCCGAGCCGAGCGACGCGGCGCTGATCGCGCGCGTCCGCACCGGCGACCTCGCCGCGTACGGGCCGCTGTACGAACGGCACCTCGCGGCGGCGCGCGGCCTCGCCCGGCACCTCATCGACGGGGACGCCGCCGAGGACGCCGTCCAGGACGCGTTCGCCCGCATCCTCGACGCGATCGGGCGCGGCGGCGGGCCCGCGTCCGATTTCCGGCCGTACCTGCTGACGTCGGTGCGCCGCGCCGTCTACGACCGGTACCGCGACGAGCGCCGCGTCGAGGCCACCGACGAGCTGGAACGCCTGGACGCGGGCCTGCCGTTCGAGGATCCGGCGCTGCACGGGCTGGAACGGTCGATGATCGTCCGGGCGTACCGGTCGCTGCCGGAACGGTGGCGGGCCGTCCTGTGGCACACCGAGATCGAGGGCGCCAAGCCCGCCGAGGTCGCGCCGCTGCTCGGGCTGACGGCCAACGGCGTCGCCGCGCTCGCCTACCGCGCCCGCGAGGGGCTGCGGCAGGCGTATCTGCAGATGCACCTCGCCGATCCGGCCGCGCCCGTCGCGGGGAACCCGCCGCCCGCCGACGAGGCGTGCCGTCCGGTGCTGGAGAAGCTCGGCGCGTACGTCCGGGACGGCCTCGCCAAGCGCGACACCCGGACCGTCAAGGCGCACCTGCGCGGCTGCGCCCGCTGCTCCGCGATCTACGCCGAGCTGGTGCAGGTCAACACGGCGCTGCGGGACGGCCTCGGGCCGATCATCCTCGGCGCGGCGGGCCTGGCGTACCTGGCGAAGGGCGGCTGGGGCGGCACGTGGGTCGTCACCCGGTTCCGGCGGCTGCCCAAGCGGCAGCAGCAGGCGGTCGGCGGCGGGGTCGCGGCGGCCGTCGCCGCTGCCGCCGCCGCGCTGGCGCTGATGCTGGCCTCGGGCGCGACGCCACTGTCCCCGTCGGGACGTCCGCAGACCGATCAGCCCCACCAGGTCGCGGCCCCGCCCGCCGCGCCACCGGCCGCTCCCAAGCCCGCGAAGCCCGCAAAACCCCCGGCCCCAGCGCCGAAGCCCGTGAAGCCCGCGCCCGCCGAGCCCGTAGCGAACACGTCCCCGGCCGCGTCGCCGAGCAGGCCGCCCGCGCACGTCACCGCGCGGATCGGGACGGTCGGCGCGCTCGTCCGCGACCGTCCCGGCATCGTCGCGATGACGGTCGGCAACGACGGACGCGGCGCGACCGACGACCTGGCCGCCGCCGTGGACCTGCCGCCCGGCGTCGCCTACGACGGCGCCCGCTCCGGACGGCTCGGGCTCGCGTTCACGCCCGTCCGGGCCCCCGGCGGCGGCTGGGCGTGCCGGCCGCAGGGCACCGCGCGGGTCGTCTGCACGCACGCGCCGGTCCCGGCGGGCGCGACGACGTCGGCATACCTGCGCGTCCGGGTCGCGCGCGACGCCCCGCTCGGCCCACCCGCGCGGCTCACCCTCAGCGGCGGCGGGACGGCCGTGTCCGCCCGCGCCGACCAGGGCGTCTCCGCCGACGGGATGCCCGCCCGGTTCGCGACCGAGGGCCGGGTGCGGACGGTCGAGACCGGCAACGCGCTGCTCGGCTGCGACGCGACGCGCTCGGACTGCCGCCAGGCGATGGACCGGCGCGGCCCGAGCCGCGACGACGACCTCTACTCGATGCGGCCGATCGACCGCGACGACGACCCGACGACCCGGACGTCCAGCGCCGCCCGCCTCGACGCGCCGTCCGACGTCCTGTGGGCCGGGCTCTACTGGTCCGGTTCGACCTCGCCGGGGAGCGCCACGATGCGGCTCCGCGCGCCCGGAACGTCGGCGTACACGACCGTCCGGGCCGCCGAGACGGGCACCGCGGAGCTGCCGAACGGTCCTGCTTACCAGGCGTTCGCCGACGTCACCGCGCTGGTGCGGGCACACGGCGGCGGTGTCTGGTGGGGGGCGGACGCGCCCGCGGAGTCGGGCTTCGGACGGTATGCCGGGTGGGCTCTGGTGGTCGTCGTCCGCGACGCACAGGCGCCGTTCCAGCAGGCGATGGTCCTGGACCGAACGACCGCGCTCGGTCCGCAGTCCGCCGCGAAGCTGGACGTCCGGCCGAACGGGCTGCTCGCGGCGGCGCGCCCGGCGACGATCGGGCTCGTCGCGTGGGAGGGCGACGCGGACCTCCCCGGCGACGCCCTCTCCCTCGCCGGACGCCCGCTCACACCGCTCACCGGCGACCGTTCCCCGAACAACGTTCTTGACGGCTCCACGCCCGGCGCGCTCGGCACGAAACTCACCTTCGGCCTGGACGTGGACCGGTTTTCGGCGAGCCTGAACGACCGTCCGGTCCTGACCCTAAGCACCGGACGGGACGCCGTTCTCGTGGGAGTCGTCACCGTCACGGCACCGACACGCACCTGA
- a CDS encoding ATP-binding cassette domain-containing protein — MAYAIVAEGLRKRYGDADALAGIDLAVPAGAVHGLLGPNGAGKTTAVRILATLLRPDGGRAEVAGLDVVRDAARVRARIGLVGQHPAVDEPLSGRQNLVMFGRLHHLGARAARRRADELLAAFGLDGTGDLPAGRYSGGMRRRLDLAASMIVAPAVLFLDEPTTGLDPRSRAEVWDAVRDLADRGTAVLLTTQYLEEADRLAGTISVLARGRVVADGTPERLKSDLGGDRLDVVVHDAADLAAAAEIVGRIAGAAPVVDEAALRIGAPVTDRVAALTETVRALDAAGVGVADVGLRRPTLDEVFLRLTDTAKEAA; from the coding sequence ATGGCATACGCGATCGTCGCCGAGGGGCTGCGCAAGCGGTACGGCGACGCCGACGCGCTCGCCGGGATCGACCTGGCGGTGCCCGCCGGGGCCGTCCACGGCCTGCTCGGGCCGAACGGCGCGGGGAAGACGACGGCGGTGCGGATCCTGGCGACCCTGCTGCGGCCCGACGGCGGCCGGGCCGAGGTGGCCGGGCTCGACGTCGTGCGGGACGCGGCGCGCGTCCGCGCCCGGATCGGGCTCGTCGGCCAGCACCCGGCGGTGGACGAGCCGCTGAGCGGACGGCAGAACCTCGTGATGTTCGGACGGCTCCACCACCTCGGCGCCCGCGCCGCCCGCCGCCGCGCCGACGAACTGCTCGCGGCGTTCGGGCTCGACGGCACCGGCGACCTGCCCGCCGGGCGCTACTCGGGCGGGATGCGGCGGCGGCTCGACCTGGCCGCGAGCATGATCGTCGCCCCGGCGGTGCTGTTCCTGGACGAGCCGACCACCGGCCTGGACCCGCGGTCCCGGGCCGAGGTCTGGGACGCCGTCCGCGACCTCGCGGACCGGGGCACGGCCGTCCTGCTCACCACGCAGTACCTGGAGGAGGCCGACCGGCTCGCCGGCACGATCTCGGTCCTGGCGCGGGGCCGGGTCGTCGCGGACGGCACGCCCGAACGGCTCAAGTCCGACCTCGGCGGGGACCGGCTCGACGTCGTCGTCCACGACGCGGCCGACCTCGCGGCGGCGGCGGAGATCGTCGGCCGGATCGCGGGCGCGGCGCCCGTCGTGGACGAGGCCGCGCTGCGGATCGGCGCGCCCGTCACCGACCGCGTAGCCGCCCTCACCGAGACGGTCCGTGCGCTGGACGCGGCCGGTGTCGGGGTGGCCGACGTCGGGCTGCGCCGCCCGACCCTCGACGAAGTGTTCCTGCGTCTCACCGACACCGCGAAGGAGGCCGCATGA
- a CDS encoding ABC transporter ATP-binding protein: MTLPTASPAATRRALRELARPHRGAAAGAVLTLVAATACGLVVPPVLGHLVDVVLDGRGAGAVTAPVLLLLAAAVGQAVLTGVGNALVARFGETLLAGLRENVVDRALRLPSDQVERAGRGELVARVSGDVAVIAGAVRTALPALAGSGLTVLLTVAGLAALDWRFALAGLLAAPLQFAALRWYLRRSTPVFAAERAAAGDRTRQILDSIGGADALRAYGLGAAHRAAVAGRSSAALDQALTASRLATRFFGRLNLAEFVGLGAILGTGYLLVGAGSATVGATAAAALYFHRVFDPVNTLLGEFGTAQEAAAGLARLVGVADAPLPPASGDAVPRDGGVTATGITFAYTPSHPVLHDVAFSAAPGEHVALVGTSGAGKTTLAKVVAGVHPPRAGTVLLGGAPVDALAEPRRHIALVTQEVHVFAGPLADDLRLAAPAASDADLRAALADVGALTWADALPRGLATVVGEGGHRLTTTEAQQLALARVLLADPAVVVLDEATADAGSAGARLLDRAAERVLSGRTALIVAHRLNQAAADRIVVLDAGRIVESGTHDALAASGGRYAALWTAWSGAR, translated from the coding sequence ATGACGCTCCCCACCGCAAGTCCCGCCGCGACCCGCCGCGCGCTGCGCGAACTCGCCCGGCCGCACCGGGGCGCGGCGGCCGGGGCCGTGCTGACGCTCGTCGCCGCGACCGCGTGCGGGCTCGTCGTCCCGCCCGTCCTCGGGCATCTCGTGGACGTCGTGCTGGACGGACGGGGCGCCGGAGCCGTCACCGCGCCCGTCCTGCTGCTCCTCGCCGCCGCCGTCGGGCAGGCCGTCCTGACCGGCGTCGGGAACGCGCTCGTCGCCCGGTTCGGCGAGACGCTGCTGGCCGGGCTGCGGGAGAACGTCGTGGACCGGGCGCTGCGGCTGCCGTCCGACCAGGTCGAACGCGCCGGACGCGGCGAACTGGTGGCCCGGGTGAGCGGGGACGTCGCGGTGATCGCCGGGGCCGTCCGGACCGCGCTGCCCGCCCTCGCCGGCTCCGGGCTGACCGTCCTGCTCACCGTCGCGGGCCTCGCCGCGCTGGACTGGCGGTTCGCGCTCGCCGGACTGCTCGCCGCGCCGCTCCAGTTCGCCGCGCTGCGCTGGTACCTGCGCCGCTCGACGCCGGTGTTCGCGGCCGAGCGCGCGGCGGCGGGCGACCGGACGCGCCAGATCCTCGACTCGATCGGCGGCGCCGACGCCCTGCGCGCCTACGGGCTCGGGGCCGCGCACCGCGCCGCCGTCGCGGGCCGGTCGTCCGCCGCGCTCGACCAGGCGCTCACCGCCAGCCGCCTGGCGACGCGGTTCTTCGGCCGGCTCAACCTCGCCGAGTTCGTCGGGCTCGGCGCGATCCTCGGCACCGGGTACCTGCTCGTCGGCGCGGGGAGCGCGACGGTCGGGGCGACGGCCGCCGCCGCGCTCTACTTCCACCGCGTCTTCGACCCGGTCAACACGCTGCTCGGCGAGTTCGGGACGGCGCAGGAGGCGGCGGCGGGGCTCGCCCGTCTCGTCGGCGTCGCGGACGCGCCCCTGCCGCCCGCTTCCGGCGACGCCGTCCCGCGCGACGGCGGCGTGACGGCCACGGGCATCACGTTCGCCTACACGCCGTCGCATCCCGTGCTGCACGACGTCGCGTTCTCCGCCGCTCCCGGCGAGCACGTGGCGCTCGTCGGGACGAGCGGGGCCGGGAAGACGACGCTCGCCAAGGTCGTCGCGGGCGTCCATCCGCCGCGCGCCGGGACCGTGCTGCTCGGCGGGGCGCCGGTGGACGCGCTGGCCGAGCCGCGCCGCCACATCGCACTGGTGACGCAGGAGGTCCACGTCTTCGCCGGGCCCCTCGCGGACGACCTGCGCCTGGCCGCCCCGGCCGCGTCCGACGCCGACCTGCGCGCCGCGCTCGCCGACGTCGGCGCGCTGACCTGGGCGGACGCCCTGCCACGCGGGCTCGCGACCGTCGTCGGCGAGGGCGGCCACCGGCTCACCACGACCGAGGCGCAGCAGCTCGCGCTGGCCCGGGTGCTGCTCGCGGACCCGGCCGTGGTCGTCCTGGACGAGGCCACCGCCGACGCGGGCAGCGCCGGGGCGCGGCTCCTCGACCGGGCCGCCGAGCGCGTCCTGTCCGGACGGACGGCGCTGATCGTCGCGCACCGCCTCAACCAGGCCGCCGCCGACCGGATCGTCGTCCTGGACGCGGGACGGATCGTGGAGTCCGGCACCCACGACGCCCTCGCCGCGTCCGGCGGGCGTTATGCGGCGCTCTGGACGGCCTGGTCCGGAGCCCGGTGA
- a CDS encoding DUF7800 domain-containing protein has protein sequence MTALVLGPLLRHVGEHTATLWVETARPGEVAVRAGEAAATAETFTVHGHHYALVDVADLPAGASVPYEVLIDGERVWPEDGSPFPAPALRTLDVSGALRLSFGSCRRSPDPRRVHGLDALAALAHHLAGPDAAWPDAVLMVGDQVYADELSDEMRAFVHARRGPDAEPKDEIADYEDYTHLYKLAWCEDPAVRWVLSTVPTFAIFDDHDIRDDWNTSLAWRRQMAELPWWRDRIVGGIGSYWVYQHLGNLAPDERAADPVLAAVRDASKDGGDGGAILDAFAERADAEPATMRWSYAHEWGGTRLVVVDSRCSRLLTEDRRGMLDDEEFAWLDAQLQGGVDHLLIASSLPYLLAPGIHHAEAWNEALADGAWGRAGARFAEKLRQAADLEHWAAFGTSFREVARDILAVARGERGPAPASIAFLSGDVHYSYVARVTSPGTTSQIAQLVCSPLRNPLPPKFRFAQRLGISSVLATGPRLLARLARVPTPPIRWRLTDGPWFENAIATIELNGRAARVHWDSPTTPDHLKTIARATLTP, from the coding sequence ATGACCGCACTGGTGCTCGGCCCCCTTCTCCGTCATGTCGGCGAACACACCGCGACGCTCTGGGTGGAGACCGCACGTCCCGGCGAGGTGGCCGTCCGGGCGGGCGAGGCCGCCGCGACGGCGGAGACGTTCACCGTCCACGGCCACCACTACGCGCTCGTGGACGTCGCCGACCTCCCGGCGGGCGCGTCCGTCCCCTACGAGGTGCTGATCGACGGGGAGCGCGTGTGGCCCGAGGACGGGTCGCCGTTCCCCGCGCCCGCGCTGCGCACGCTGGACGTGTCCGGCGCGCTGCGGCTGTCGTTCGGGTCGTGCCGCCGCTCCCCCGACCCGCGCCGCGTCCACGGCCTGGACGCGCTCGCCGCGCTGGCCCACCACCTCGCCGGGCCGGACGCCGCGTGGCCCGACGCCGTCCTCATGGTCGGCGACCAGGTGTACGCGGACGAGCTGAGCGACGAGATGCGCGCGTTCGTCCACGCCCGGCGCGGCCCCGACGCCGAACCGAAGGACGAGATCGCCGACTACGAGGACTACACCCACCTCTACAAGCTCGCGTGGTGCGAGGACCCGGCGGTGCGGTGGGTGCTGTCGACCGTCCCGACCTTCGCGATCTTCGACGACCACGACATCCGCGACGACTGGAACACCTCGCTGGCCTGGCGCCGCCAGATGGCGGAACTGCCCTGGTGGCGGGACCGCATCGTCGGCGGCATCGGCTCCTACTGGGTCTACCAGCACCTGGGGAACCTGGCACCGGACGAACGCGCGGCCGACCCGGTCCTCGCGGCCGTCCGCGACGCGTCCAAAGACGGCGGCGACGGCGGCGCGATCCTGGACGCCTTCGCCGAACGCGCCGACGCCGAACCCGCCACGATGCGCTGGAGTTACGCGCACGAATGGGGCGGAACAAGGCTCGTCGTCGTCGACAGCCGCTGCTCACGCCTGCTCACCGAAGACCGCCGCGGCATGCTGGACGACGAGGAATTCGCCTGGCTCGACGCCCAACTCCAAGGCGGCGTGGACCACCTTCTGATCGCCAGCTCGCTCCCCTACCTGCTCGCCCCCGGCATCCACCACGCCGAGGCATGGAACGAGGCGCTGGCCGACGGCGCCTGGGGCCGCGCCGGCGCCCGCTTCGCCGAAAAACTGCGCCAGGCCGCCGACCTCGAACACTGGGCCGCATTCGGAACATCGTTCCGCGAAGTGGCCCGCGACATCCTCGCCGTAGCACGCGGCGAACGAGGCCCGGCGCCCGCGAGCATCGCGTTCCTGTCCGGCGACGTCCACTACTCCTACGTGGCCCGCGTGACCTCCCCCGGCACGACGTCACAGATCGCACAACTGGTCTGCTCCCCCCTGCGCAACCCGCTCCCGCCGAAATTCCGCTTCGCGCAACGCCTGGGAATCTCCAGCGTCCTGGCCACCGGCCCCCGCCTCCTGGCCCGCCTGGCCCGCGTCCCCACCCCACCGATCCGCTGGCGCCTGACGGACGGCCCGTGGTTCGAGAACGCCATAGCGACAATCGAGCTGAACGGCCGCGCAGCCCGCGTCCACTGGGACTCCCCCACAACCCCCGACCACCTGAAGACAATCGCCCGAGCAACCCTCACCCCCTGA
- a CDS encoding nucleotidyl cyclase domain-containing protein, with protein sequence MVHLWDGRRPGERLVPGPGELRERWRCRSAETGWALTGDWWTPAVESVVSAACGEPGLAAACKRLGEARGRAGVGIGETLEDLGALFAELNWPDPPLSLVRCAAEGWADGGTPESPDVTCEDPLTGLMTASYLRSRLTELYREAGGVPDGHTLLFVDLPEGDEPWRRLSRSLVVAHELREVFRRGETVAFTGPARAAALIPAGRRAEADAVVLRHLLEQALGASDETELFHSLFGTNGFGVRLAPLPEDLRTALALLEPSAS encoded by the coding sequence ATGGTGCATCTCTGGGACGGGAGGCGCCCCGGGGAACGGCTGGTCCCGGGCCCGGGGGAACTGCGCGAGCGGTGGCGCTGCCGGAGCGCGGAGACGGGCTGGGCGCTGACGGGCGACTGGTGGACGCCGGCCGTCGAGTCGGTCGTGTCGGCCGCGTGCGGCGAACCGGGCCTGGCGGCGGCCTGCAAACGTCTCGGCGAGGCGCGCGGCCGGGCGGGCGTGGGCATCGGCGAGACCCTGGAGGACCTCGGCGCCCTCTTCGCCGAGCTGAACTGGCCGGACCCGCCGCTGTCGCTGGTCCGCTGCGCCGCCGAGGGCTGGGCGGACGGCGGCACGCCCGAATCCCCGGACGTCACCTGCGAGGACCCGCTCACCGGCCTGATGACCGCGTCCTACCTGCGCAGCCGCCTCACCGAGCTGTACCGGGAGGCGGGCGGCGTCCCGGACGGCCACACCCTCCTCTTCGTCGACCTCCCCGAGGGCGACGAACCGTGGCGACGCCTCTCCCGCTCGCTCGTCGTGGCCCACGAACTGCGCGAGGTCTTCCGCCGAGGCGAAACGGTCGCCTTCACCGGCCCCGCCCGCGCGGCGGCCCTCATCCCCGCGGGCCGCCGAGCCGAAGCCGACGCGGTAGTACTCCGCCACCTCCTGGAACAGGCCCTGGGCGCGAGCGACGAAACCGAACTCTTCCACTCCCTCTTCGGGACGAACGGTTTCGGCGTCCGCCTGGCCCCCCTCCCCGAAGACCTGCGGACGGCCCTGGCCCTGCTGGAGCCGTCCGCTTCCTGA
- a CDS encoding ABC transporter transmembrane domain-containing protein: MTAGDVLRRAVAADRWSVLAAAVLLMAWQVCEALVPVVVGAAIDRAVAPHDGRAILLWLGVLGVLFLVLSLSFRFGARTAKAAAERAANRTRLAVAGAALDPRTRPDPERRTGTLVSIASGDADRVGEFLSVVPRTCSALAAVLVVAVALLRISVPLGLLVLLGAPPLLFAVQRLGGPLERRSGVEQARAAEAADLATDLVTGLRVLKGFGGERAAADRYRAASRRSLRATLRAARAEAVYSGATLLLTLCFVALVALVGGRFAAQHRISVGDLVAAVGLAQFLLGPLSAFTMAGARLAQGRASAARVAAVLDAPRHAGSAAAPASRGALEVPGAFAAAPPSPGELEVPGAFAAAPASGGELEVPGAFAAAPPSRGEPEVAGFAVAPGETLGIAADGASALALADLLASAPYDGGVVVDGAEVADLTPDAARRTLLVARHDAPLFAASVQDNVAASAAAPDRVAPALAAADAAQVAATLPDGLATVLTERGASLSGGQRQRVALARALAADPAVLVLHDPTTAVDAATEARMAAGLRDVRADRTTVIIATSPALLAACDRVLLVRDGAVRAEGTHADLAADPAYRDLVLA, translated from the coding sequence GTGACGGCCGGGGACGTGTTGCGGCGCGCGGTGGCGGCCGACCGGTGGTCGGTGCTGGCCGCCGCCGTCCTGCTCATGGCCTGGCAGGTGTGCGAGGCGCTGGTCCCGGTCGTCGTCGGCGCGGCGATCGACCGGGCCGTCGCCCCGCACGACGGACGCGCGATCCTGCTCTGGCTCGGCGTGCTCGGCGTCCTGTTCCTCGTCCTGTCGCTGTCGTTCCGGTTCGGCGCGCGGACGGCGAAGGCCGCGGCCGAGCGCGCCGCGAACCGGACCCGCCTCGCGGTCGCCGGGGCGGCCCTGGACCCCCGCACTCGGCCCGACCCCGAGCGGCGGACCGGGACGCTCGTCTCCATCGCGTCCGGCGACGCCGACCGGGTGGGCGAGTTCCTGAGCGTCGTCCCGCGCACGTGCTCGGCGCTCGCGGCGGTGCTGGTCGTGGCGGTCGCGCTGCTGCGGATCTCGGTTCCGCTCGGGCTGCTCGTCCTGCTCGGGGCGCCGCCGCTGCTGTTCGCCGTCCAGCGGCTCGGCGGCCCGCTGGAGCGCCGGTCCGGCGTCGAGCAGGCCCGCGCCGCCGAGGCCGCCGACCTCGCGACCGACCTCGTCACCGGGCTGCGCGTGCTGAAGGGCTTCGGCGGGGAGCGCGCCGCCGCCGACCGGTACCGCGCCGCGAGCCGCCGGTCGCTGCGCGCCACCCTGCGCGCGGCCCGCGCCGAGGCCGTCTACTCCGGCGCGACGCTGCTGCTCACGCTGTGCTTCGTCGCGCTGGTCGCGCTCGTCGGCGGACGGTTCGCCGCGCAGCACCGCATCAGCGTCGGCGACCTCGTCGCGGCGGTCGGGCTGGCGCAGTTCCTGCTCGGGCCGCTGTCGGCGTTCACGATGGCGGGGGCACGGCTGGCGCAGGGACGGGCGTCGGCGGCGCGCGTCGCGGCCGTCCTGGACGCGCCCCGGCACGCGGGTTCGGCCGCCGCGCCCGCGTCCCGGGGCGCGCTGGAGGTGCCCGGTGCGTTCGCCGCCGCGCCTCCGTCCCCGGGCGAGCTGGAGGTGCCCGGTGCGTTCGCCGCCGCGCCTGCGTCCGGGGGCGAGCTGGAGGTGCCCGGTGCGTTCGCCGCCGCGCCTCCGTCCCGGGGCGAGCCGGAGGTGGCCGGGTTCGCCGTCGCGCCGGGCGAGACGCTCGGGATCGCCGCCGACGGCGCGTCGGCGCTCGCGCTCGCGGACCTGCTCGCGTCCGCGCCCTACGACGGCGGCGTCGTCGTGGACGGCGCCGAGGTCGCCGATCTCACCCCGGACGCGGCCCGGCGGACGCTGCTGGTCGCCCGGCACGACGCGCCGCTGTTCGCCGCGAGCGTCCAGGACAACGTCGCCGCGTCGGCCGCCGCCCCCGACCGCGTCGCGCCCGCGCTGGCCGCCGCCGACGCGGCCCAGGTCGCCGCGACGCTCCCGGACGGGCTCGCGACCGTCCTCACCGAGCGCGGCGCGTCGCTGTCGGGCGGGCAGCGGCAGCGGGTCGCGCTGGCCCGCGCGCTCGCGGCGGACCCGGCGGTGCTCGTCCTGCACGACCCGACCACCGCCGTGGACGCGGCCACCGAGGCGCGCATGGCGGCCGGGCTGCGGGACGTCCGCGCCGACCGCACCACCGTGATCATCGCGACGAGCCCGGCGCTGCTCGCCGCGTGCGACAGGGTCCTGCTCGTCCGGGACGGCGCCGTCCGCGCCGAGGGCACCCACGCCGACCTGGCCGCCGACCCCGCCTACCGTGACCTGGTGCTCGCATGA
- a CDS encoding ABC transporter permease: MTPRTAAADTWTITLRSLAHWARQPGPVAVALLFPVMVALMMGYLFGGQMDVPGGGGYREFIMPGMFAMTMLFGVETTFAAVASDRARGVTDRFRAMPVAPSAPVAGRAVADMLHGAVALAVMIGCGLLVGWRWHDGAGRALAGLGLLLLLRFALVWTGVYLGLVASGPEAVVVAQVLVWPVGFLSSALIAPETMPGWLGAIAEWNPLSATVTACRDLFGDTAPSGGWAADHALALAVVWPLLISGVFAVLSVRRYGRR; encoded by the coding sequence ATGACGCCGCGCACGGCCGCCGCCGACACGTGGACGATCACGCTCCGGTCGCTGGCGCACTGGGCCCGTCAGCCGGGGCCGGTCGCCGTGGCCCTGCTGTTCCCCGTCATGGTCGCGCTGATGATGGGCTACCTGTTCGGCGGGCAGATGGACGTCCCCGGCGGGGGCGGCTACCGGGAGTTCATCATGCCCGGCATGTTCGCGATGACGATGCTGTTCGGCGTCGAGACGACGTTCGCGGCCGTCGCGTCCGACCGGGCGCGCGGTGTCACCGACCGGTTCCGGGCCATGCCGGTGGCGCCGTCGGCCCCGGTCGCCGGACGGGCCGTGGCGGACATGCTCCACGGGGCCGTCGCGCTCGCCGTCATGATCGGCTGCGGGCTGCTCGTCGGCTGGCGCTGGCACGACGGGGCCGGCCGCGCCCTCGCCGGGCTCGGGCTGCTGCTGCTCCTGCGGTTCGCGCTCGTGTGGACGGGCGTGTACCTCGGCCTGGTCGCGTCCGGCCCGGAGGCGGTGGTCGTCGCGCAGGTGCTCGTGTGGCCGGTCGGGTTCCTGTCCAGCGCGCTGATCGCTCCGGAGACGATGCCGGGGTGGCTCGGGGCGATCGCCGAGTGGAACCCGCTGTCGGCCACGGTCACCGCGTGCCGCGACCTGTTCGGCGACACCGCGCCGTCCGGCGGATGGGCGGCGGACCACGCCCTTGCCCTGGCCGTCGTCTGGCCGCTGCTCATCTCGGGGGTGTTCGCCGTGCTGTCGGTGCGGCGCTACGGCCGCCGGTAG
- a CDS encoding RNA polymerase sigma factor — protein MVVVRSHTTRGCPLSATPKASRPPDDGRCRFDELYAAHRVQILGYALRRTSDPQDAADILAETFLIAWRRLDAVPHGAEARLWLYGVARRVLANHHRGVRRRSALSHDLADRLRSDLATGYVPEEPGDLAPAAEAFRELPERDRELLALVGWEGLDNGEIATVLGCSRNAVRIRLHRARRRFARELERRGASASQSRTLAAAHGEHA, from the coding sequence GTGGTGGTCGTCCGGTCCCACACGACGAGAGGGTGCCCCTTGTCAGCCACCCCGAAGGCTTCGCGACCGCCCGATGACGGGCGGTGCCGTTTCGACGAACTCTACGCCGCGCACCGCGTACAGATCCTCGGCTACGCATTGCGGCGTACGTCCGACCCGCAGGACGCGGCCGACATCCTCGCCGAGACGTTCCTGATCGCCTGGCGTCGGCTGGACGCCGTGCCGCACGGCGCCGAGGCCCGGCTGTGGCTGTACGGCGTTGCGCGCCGCGTACTGGCCAACCATCACCGCGGCGTGCGCCGCCGCTCGGCGCTGAGTCACGACTTGGCGGACCGCTTGCGCAGCGATCTGGCGACCGGTTACGTCCCCGAGGAGCCGGGCGACCTCGCCCCTGCGGCCGAGGCGTTCCGCGAACTACCCGAAAGAGACCGGGAACTGCTCGCCCTGGTCGGCTGGGAGGGCCTGGACAACGGCGAGATCGCCACGGTCCTCGGCTGCTCCCGCAACGCGGTGCGAATACGGCTGCACCGCGCCCGCCGCCGGTTCGCCCGCGAACTGGAGCGGCGCGGCGCCTCGGCATCCCAGTCCCGCACCCTGGCCGCCGCCCACGGAGAACACGCATGA